In Rosa chinensis cultivar Old Blush chromosome 1, RchiOBHm-V2, whole genome shotgun sequence, a genomic segment contains:
- the LOC112190018 gene encoding E3 ubiquitin-protein ligase RNFT1, with protein sequence MEASAGNGSSASSGGNSSGGGGGEDRATSFGSMQFPALRFFQSPLSFLLDYSGILSPTSSSSRHESDAPVVNAGVVADSRPHSPAACTSGSSNAGEVSIRIIGAGEQEDRGNSNETTALQGQRGEENGGVEGVDNQAGMDERVPLVAPSSPEHEAGEAGNGVEENSRDSAYQRYDIQQVARWIEQVLPFSLLLLVVFIRQHLQGFFVTIWISAVMYRSNDIVRKQTALKGDRKISFLVGIAVVFMLHVVGVYWWYRNDDLLYPLAMLPPKAIPPFWHAIFIILVNDTLVRQATMAFKCLLLVYYKNGRGHNYRRQGQMLTVVEYSLLLYRALLPAPVWYRFFLNKEYGSLFSSLITGLYLTFKLTSVVEKVQSFFASIRALSRKDIHYGSHATLEQVNAAGDLCAICQEKMHAPILLRCKHIFCEDCVSEWFERERTCPLCRAVVKPADLRTFGDGSTSLFFQFF encoded by the exons ATGGAGGCATCGGCCGGCAATGGGAGCAGTGCGAGCAGTGGAGGGAAcagtagtggtggtggtggtggtgaggaTCGTGCGACGTCGTTTGGCTCTATGCAATTCCCGGCGCTGCGATTTTTCCAGTCGCCGCTTTCTTTTCTGTTAGATTACTCCGGCATACTTTCGCCTACCTCGTCGTCCTCGCGCCACGAGAGCGACGCTCCGGTGGTCAACGCGGGCGTCGTCGCCGATTCGCGGCCGCATTCCCCTGCGGCCTGCACCAGCGGCTCTAGCAACGCGGGGGAGGTTTCGATTCGGATTATCGGCGCCGGGGAGCAGGAGGACCGCGGGAATAGTAACGAAACGACGGCGTTGCAAGGGCAGCGTGGAGAGGAGAATGGAGGGGTGGAAGGGGTGGATAATCAGGCCGGGATGGATGAGAGAGTCCCCTTGGTGGCTCCGTCGTCGCCGGAACATGAGGCCGGGGAGGCTGGGAATGGCGTGGAAGAGAATTCTAGGGATTCGGCTTACCAGAGATATGATATTCAACAGGTAGCCAGGTGGATTGAGCAGGTTCTTCCGTTTTCGCTGCTCTTACTCGTTGTGTTCATCCGTCAGCATTTGCAAG GTTTCTTTGTCACTATATGGATATCAGCTGTCATGTATAGGTCAAATGACATTGTTAGGAAGCAGACGGCTCTAAAG GGAGACAGGAAAATCTCTTTTCTTGTGGGCATTGCGGTTGTTTTTATGCTTCATGTGGTTGGTGTTTACTGGTGGTATCGAAATGACGATCTTTTATACCCGCTGGCAATGCTTCCTCCAAAAGCCATACCACCATTCTggcatgcaatattcatcattTTGGTAAATG ATACATTGGTGAGACAGGCAACGATGGCTTTCAAGTGTTTGTTGCTTGTATACTACAAGAATGGAAGAGGGCATAACTATCGTCGACAG GGTCAAATGTTAACCGTAGTTGAGTATTCGCTGCTGCTGTACCGTGCCTTATTACCAGCACCTGTTTGGTACAGATTCTTCCTGAACAAAGAATATGGAAGCCTCTTCTCATCACTTATTACAGGATTATACTTGACTTTTAAGCTAACATCTGTTGTTGAGAAG GTCCAATCCTTTTTTGCTTCTATAAGGGCATTATCACGAAAAGATATCCATTATGGGTCCCATGCAACATTGGAACAG GTAAATGCAGCAGGAGACCTTTGTGCCATTTGCCAGGAGAAGATGCATGCTCCTATCCTGTTGCGCTGCAAACACATCTTCTGCGAGGACTGTGTTTCCGAATG gtttgagagagaaagaactTGCCCTCTATGCCGGGCAGTGGTAAAACCTGCAGATCTGCGAACGTTTGGGGATGGATCAACAAGTTTATTTTTCCAGTTCTTCTGA
- the LOC112190099 gene encoding autophagy-related protein 18c → MSSTVSTPRGILSPTRLGSYGSPDAGSSGSFTPLESDFSDGDETELHSVSWNQDYGCFAAGTSNGFRIYNCEPFKETFRRDLKSGGFRIVEMLFRCNILVLVGGGDNSQYPPNKVMIWDDHQSRCIGEFSFRSEIRAVKLRRDRIVVVLEHKIYVYSFMDLKLLHQIETLSNPRGLCCLSHHQNTSVLACPGLQRGQVRIEHFGLIMTKLINAHDSHIACFTLTMDGLLLATASTKGTLIRIFNTMDGTRLQEVRRGVDRADIYSIALSPNVQWLAASSDKGTVHIFSLRVRGVGMDLSTHSNAAQGPSLFQQNSSNSLEPLISPNTGANSSSSLSFMKGVLPKYFSSEWSFAQFHLPEDTQFITAFGSQNTVIIVGLDGSFYRCSFDPVNGGEMLQQEYVRFLKTDSRPR, encoded by the exons ATGAGTTCAACAGTTTCGACACCTAGAGGGATACTGTCACCCACAAGGCTTGGCTCGTACGGGTCGCCTGATGCTGGGTCGTCTGGTTCTTTTACCCCGCTTGAATCGGACTTCAGTGATGGTGACGAGACTGAGTTGCACTCTGTGTCCTGGAATCAGGACTATGGTTGCTTTGCGGCAGGCACAAGTAATGGTTTTCGTATCTATAACTGTGAGCCTTTCAAGGAGACTTTTAGACGTGATTTGAAAAGTGGTGGGTTTAGAATTGTTGAGATGTTGTTCAGATGCAACATTCTCGTACTTGTTGGTGGTGGAGACAATTCCCAATATCCACCCAACAAAGTTATGATTTGGGATGATCATCAGAGCCGATGTATTGGTGAATTTTCATTCAGGTCTGAGATTCGTGCAGTAAAGTTGAGACGTGATCGCATAGTTGTGGTTCTTGAGCACAAGATATATGTTTACAGCTTCATGGATCTTAAGCTACTGCATCAGATAGAAACTTTATCAAATCCCAGGGGATTGTGTTGCCTTTCACACCATCAAAATACATCTGTGCTGGCTTGCCCAGGCCTTCAGCGGGGGCAAGTTCGAATTGAACATTTTGGGCTGATTATGACAAAGTTAATCAATGCTCATGATTCTCATATTGCATGCTTCACGTTAACAATGGATGGGCTGCTTCTTGCAACTGCTAGTACCAAGGGTACTTTAATAAGAATCTTCAACACGATGGATGGGACTCGCTTACAAGAG GTACGCAGAGGTGTGGACAGAGCAGACATCTATAGTATTGCCCTCTCTCCGAATGTTCAGTGGTTGGCAGCATCAAGTGACAAAGGTACTGTGCATATATTCAGCCTCAGAGTTAGAGGGGTTGGAATGGATTTATCTACTCATTCGAATGCTGCTCAAGGGCCATCACTTTTTCAACAGAATTCTTCAAATTCCCTAGAGCCTCTTATTTCTCCAAACACTGGAGCCAATTCGAGTTCATCGTTGTCTTTCATGAAAG GGGTTTTACCTAAATATTTTAGCTCAGAGTGGTCTTTTGCTCAGTTCCACTTGCCGGAAGATACACAATTCATTACTGCATTTGGTTCTCAAAACACTGTCATCATTGTTGGCCTGGATGGGAG CTTCTACAGGTGCAGTTTTGATCCAGTGAATGGAGGTGAGATGTTGCAGCAGGAATATGTACGGTTTCTGAAAACAGACAGTAGACCAAGATAG
- the LOC112190278 gene encoding quinone oxidoreductase-like protein 2 homolog has product MEALVCKKLGDPTAPISEEKAIVIEKSYPIPELETPTSVRVRVKATSLNYANYLQILGKYQEKPPLPFIPGSDYSGVVDAVGPAVSKFRVGDSVCSFAALGSFAQFIVADQSLLFGVPAGCDLVAAGALPVAFGTSHVALRHRANLSSGQVLLVLGAAGGVGLAAVQIGKVVGAVVIAVARGAEKVQYLKSLGVDHVVDSSGQSIIQSVKDFLKTRKLKGVDVLYDPVGGKLTKEAMKVLNWGAQILVIGFASGEVPVIPANIALVKNWTVHGLYWGSYRIHRPAVLEDSVNELLSWVARGLITIRISHTYRLPEANLAFSAIKDRKAIGKVMIVLDEPSSVRSKL; this is encoded by the exons ATGGAGGCTTTGGTGTGCAAGAAATTGGGGGATCCAACGGCGCCGATTTCAGAAGAGAAAGCAATAGTGATCGAGAAGAGTTATCCGATTCCTGAACTGGAGACTCCCACATcggtgagagtgagagtgaaaGCCACGAGCTTGAACTACGCCAATTACCTTCAGATACTTGGCAAGTACCAAGAGAAGCCGCCTCTGCCTTTCATCCCCGGCTCCGATTACTCCGGCGTAGTCGACGCCGTCGGCCCCGCCGTCTCCAAGTTCAGAGTCGGCGACTCTGTTTGCTCCTTCGCCGCACTTGGGTCCTTTGCCCAGTTCATCGTCGCCGATCAGTCACTTCT GTTTGGAGTGCCGGCGGGGTGTGATCTGGTGGCTGCTGGTGCACTGCCGGTTGCATTTGGGACCTCTCATGTGGCTCTTCGTCACCGGGCCAATTTGAGCTCCGGTCAA GTATTGCTGGTGCTTGGTGCGGCTGGAGGTGTTGGACTTGCGGCGGTACAGATTGGGAAGGTTGTTGGAGCCGTTGTTATTGCGGTAGCTAG GGGAGCTGAGAAGGTGCAGTATTTGAAGTCGTTGGGGGTTGATCATGTGGTGGACTCCAGCGGTCAAAGTATTATCCAGAGTGTGAAGGACTTCTTGAAAACCAGAAAGCTTAAAGGGGTTGATGTTTTGTATGATCCGGTTGGAGGGAAACTTACTAAAGAAGCCATGAAGGTATTGAATTGGGGAGCACAGATTTTGGTTATAGGCTTTGCGAGTGGAGAGGTCCCTGTCATTCCCGCCAATATTGCTCTTGTTAAG AACTGGACAGTGCATGGACTGTACTGGGGTAGCTACAGAATACATCGACCGGCTGTTCTTGAAGATTCAGTTAATGAACTACTATCATGGGTGGCGCGAGGCCTGATCACCATCCGCATTTCTCATACTTACCGCCTGCCAGAG GCCAATCTTGCCTTTTCTGCCATCAAAGATAGGAAAGCCATTGGGAAAGTGATGATTGTTCTTGACGAGCCAAGCAGTGTAAGGTCAAAGCTTTAA
- the LOC112189940 gene encoding bifunctional epoxide hydrolase 2 produces MRSLAGIWVLPSCSKVSSFNGRLISSSFASRFGGPDTPNYVVLKSSPVAAAASVSGSGAQYSGSGGLLGVQTKEEKKKEGIAGIDQDELVEDPKLLADPDSCFCEFSGVEIHHKVYEAQLKVHETESVSSETKTVGLAMILLHGFGASVFSWKRVMKPLAEAIGSKVLAFDRPAFGLTSRGNSVRHLSSGNGESKPVNPYSLAFSVLATLYFVDFLAAEKAIIVGHSAGSLVAVESYFEAPERVAALILVAPAIFAPITTQKVDKGSQPGTNNQTEEEGSNSVDNGNPFVQFSKVLSKFARFISQAIMGLVKGMAVMLNSLYKKFLSVLLRSAFAIMLVRMAINKFGIAAVRNAWYDSKKVTDEDISGYTKPLRTKGWDKALVEYTAAMLTDTSSESKPPLAKRLCDIKCPVLIVTGDTDRIVPSWNAKRLSKAIPGSCFEVIKRCGHLPHEEKVDEFVSIVKKFLQTAYDDSPQEQLGVIV; encoded by the exons ATGAGGAGCTTGGCGGGTATATGGGTGTTGCCGAGTTGCAGTAAAGTTTCGAGCTTTAATGGCAGACTCATTAGCTCCAGCTTTGCTTCGAGATTTGGTGGCCCAGATACTCCAAACTACGTCGTTTTGAAGTCTTCTCCGGTGGCTGCTGCTGCTTCAGTCAGCGGCTCCGGTGCCCAGTACTCCGGTTCTG GGGGATTGCTTGGTGTGCAAactaaggaggagaagaagaaggagggaaTAGCTGGGATTGATCAAGATGAACTGGTGGAGGATCCAAAGCTTTTAGCTGACCCAGATAGTTGTTTCTGTGAGTTTAGTGGAGTGGAGATACATCATAAGGTATATGAAGCACAATTGAAGGTGCATGAGACTGAGAGTGTCTCAAGTGAGACTAAGACTGTTGGTCTTGCTATGATCTTGTTGCATGGGTTTGGAGCCTCGGTTTTCTCTTGGAAACGGGTTATGAAGCCGTTGGCCGAGGCCATTGGTTCCAAAGTTCTGGCGTTTGATAGGCCGGCGTTTGGGTTGACATCTAGGGGAAACTCTGTCAGGCATTTATCTTCTGGAAATGGGGAATCCAAACCTGTGAATCCGTATTCCTTGGCATTTTCAGTGCTTGCAACCTTGTATTTCGTTGATTTTCTGGCAGCTGAGAAGGCCATTATAGTGGG GCATTCAGCTGGTTCTCTTGTAGCAGTTGAGTCATATTTTGAAGCACCGGAACGTGTGGCTGCTCTAATCCTTGTTGCCCCAGCCATTTTTGCCCCAATTACAACCCAGAAGGTTGACAAGGGATCTCAACCTGGAACAAATAACCAGACAGAAGAAGAAGGCTCAAATTCAGTTGATAATGGGAATCCATTTGTCCAGTTCTCTAAGGTTCTGTCCAAATTTGCCAGATTTATTTCACAGGCAATTATGGGATTGGTGAAAGGGATGGCAGTTATGCTCAACTCTTTGTATAAGAAATTCTTGTCGGTTCTTCTGCGCTCTGCTTTTGCGATAATGCTG GTAAGAATGGCAATCAATAAATTCGGTATCGCTGCTGTTAGGAATGCATGGTATGACTCGAAGAAAGTCACTGATGAAGACATCAGTGGTTATACAAAG CCATTGAGGACGAAGGGTTGGGATAAGGCACTTGTGGAGTACACGGCAGCAATGCTCACAGACACTTCATCTGAATCAAAGCCACCATTGGCAAAGAGACTCTGTGATATCAAATGTCCCG TTCTGATTGTTACGGGTGATACTGACCGAATTGTCCCATCATGGAATGCGAAGAGACTTTCAAAAGCCATACCAGGGTCTTGCTTTGAAGTAATAAAGCGTTGTGGGCACTTGCCACATGAAGAGAAAGTTGACGAGTTTGTTTCAATAGTTAAGAAATTTCTACAAACCGCTTATGATGATTCTCCGCAGGAGCAATTAGGAGTTATAGTTTGA